Proteins co-encoded in one Setaria viridis chromosome 9, Setaria_viridis_v4.0, whole genome shotgun sequence genomic window:
- the LOC117837065 gene encoding uncharacterized protein produces the protein MEKKLLLPMSVAAHKHAHGGGERMWARPWRWAKTAFFLAAMLASLLLVCAPPLLVVLLDLTLPPALLSASLRAGGAGYASFASAVLAQARAFDFWSSLVDLPAVSAARAMLILCAYVVCGGGGAYLWVVVACAAGSVSYVLAKAAAVLPRGAALQAAADARAVTAAGPEAMILLSLALAAAHLAAAYRTSCRERRRMLVYRIDVEGAVRLKGGHQTPKGLKQFSV, from the exons ATGGAGAAGAAGCTGTTGCTGCCGATGTCGGTGGCCGCGCACAagcacgcgcacggcggcggggagcggatGTGGGCGCGGCCGTGGCGGTGGGCCAAGAccgccttcttcctcgccgccaTGCTCGCCTCGCTCCTGCTCGtctgcgcgccgccgctgctagtCGTGCTCCTCGACCTCACCCTCCCGCCGGCGCTCCTCTCGGCGagcctccgcgccggcggcgccggctacGCCTCGTTCGCGTCGGCGGTGCTGGCGCAGGCGCGCGCCTTCGACTTCTGGTCCTCGCTCGTCGACCTgcccgccgtctccgccgcgcGGGCGATGCTCATCCTCT GCGCGTACGTGGtgtgcggcggaggcggcgcgtaCCTCTGGGTGGTCGTGGCGTGCGCGGCCGGGTCCGTGTCCTACGTGCTGGCCAAGGCAGCCGCCGTGCTCCCCCGCGGCGCCGCGcttcaggcggcggcggacgcgcgcGCCGTGACCGCGGCCGGCCCGGAGGCCATGATCCTGCTCTCcctggcgctcgccgccgcgcacctCGCCGCGGCGTACCGGACCAGCTGCCGCGAGCGCCGGCGCATGCTCGTCTACAGGATCGACGTCGAAGGCGCG GTGAGGTTAAAAGGAGGCCATCAGACACCCAAAGGGCTGAAGCAGTTTAGCGTCTGA
- the LOC117838641 gene encoding uncharacterized protein translates to MAGQSDAMIEKMQLRQSYRNVWHTDLTNAVVADLPWCCLSLWCGPCVSYMLRRRALYNDMSRYVCCAGYMPCSGRCGESQCPEVCLATEVFCCFGNSVASTRFLLQDEFNIQTTQCDNCIIAFMFFLQQLACICSLVACIVGNSELSEVANIISCMSNLVYWTVCSCMQTQHKVEMDKRDGTLDTMSVPPMQQMSRW, encoded by the exons ATGGCGGGGCAGTCGGACGCCATGATCGAGAAGATGCAGCTGCGGCAGAGCTACCGCAACGTCTGGCACACCGACCTCACCAACGCCGTCGTCGCGGACCTCCCGT GGTGCTGCCTGTCACTGTGGTG CGGCCCATGCGTGTCCTACATGCTGCGCAGACGCGCGCTCTACAATGACATGTCAAG ATACGTGTGCTGCGCCGGGTACATGCCGTGCAGCGGCAGGTGCGGTGAGAGCCAGTGCCCGGAAGTCTGCCTCGCTACCGAGGTGTTCTGCTGCTTCGGCAACTCGGTGGCCTCGACCCGGTTCCTGCTGCAGGACGAGTTCAACATCCAGACGACACAGTGCGACAACTGCATCATC GCCTTCATGTTCTTCCTGCAGCAGCTCGCCTGCATCTGCTCCCTCGTCGCCTGCATCGTCGGCAACAGCGAGCTCTCGGAGGTCGCGAACATCATCTCCTGCATGTCTAACTTGGTCTACTGGAC GGTTTGTTCGTGTATGCAG ACGCAGCACAAGGTCGAGATGGACAAGAGGGACGGCACGCTGGATACCATGTCTGTGCCTCCAATGCAGCAGATGTCACGTTGGTAA